A single Endozoicomonas sp. NE40 DNA region contains:
- the trmA gene encoding tRNA (uridine(54)-C5)-methyltransferase TrmA: MSLAVVQPERYEEQLTEKVSQVYAEFEAFDIPELEVFRSQPEHYRMRAEFRIWHEGEHSFYRMFDPETRQPFSVQDFPAGSRRINELMQPLMQQIEQNDHLRKRLFQIEFLTTQTGEALVSLLYHRQLDDAWQEAATALQETLDISIIGRARKQKIVLRRDHVTEELTVNNQPFRYQQVENSFTQPNAGVNEHMLSWASDVCQSAGQDLVELYCGNGNFTCVLAKQFDRVLATEISKTSVHSAHENFRMNGVENVAIARLSSEEFTQAMNAEREFHRLKDIDLESYNFSTILVDPPRAGLDKGTEALVQRFEKIVYISCNPETLKENLETINQTHKVERIALFDQFPYTHHREMGVFLTRR; the protein is encoded by the coding sequence ATGTCATTAGCCGTAGTACAGCCCGAAAGATACGAAGAACAACTGACAGAGAAGGTCAGCCAGGTTTATGCCGAGTTTGAGGCTTTTGATATTCCGGAACTGGAAGTTTTCCGGTCCCAGCCTGAACATTACCGGATGCGTGCCGAGTTCCGCATCTGGCACGAGGGAGAGCACAGCTTTTACCGCATGTTCGACCCCGAAACCCGTCAGCCATTCAGCGTACAGGACTTTCCGGCGGGTTCCAGACGTATCAATGAGTTGATGCAGCCATTGATGCAGCAGATCGAACAGAACGATCACCTGCGTAAGCGTCTGTTCCAGATCGAATTCCTGACCACACAGACCGGAGAAGCCCTGGTTTCACTGCTCTATCATCGTCAGCTCGATGATGCCTGGCAGGAAGCGGCAACAGCCCTGCAGGAAACTCTGGATATCAGCATTATTGGCCGGGCCCGCAAGCAGAAAATCGTGCTGCGAAGGGATCATGTGACGGAAGAGCTGACCGTCAATAACCAGCCATTCCGCTACCAACAGGTTGAAAACAGCTTTACACAGCCTAACGCTGGCGTTAACGAGCACATGCTGAGTTGGGCCAGTGATGTCTGCCAGAGTGCCGGACAAGATCTGGTTGAGCTTTACTGTGGTAACGGCAATTTTACCTGCGTTCTGGCAAAACAGTTTGACCGGGTTCTGGCTACCGAGATTTCCAAAACTTCCGTTCATTCAGCCCATGAAAACTTCAGAATGAATGGCGTTGAGAATGTTGCTATCGCGCGCCTGTCCAGTGAAGAGTTCACCCAGGCAATGAATGCTGAACGAGAATTCCACCGCCTGAAAGACATTGATCTGGAAAGTTACAACTTTTCAACGATTCTGGTTGATCCTCCCCGCGCCGGTCTGGATAAAGGCACAGAGGCTCTGGTTCAGCGGTTTGAAAAAATTGTCTATATTTCCTGCAATCCTGAAACACTGAAAGAGAATCTGGAAACGATTAATCAAACCCACAAGGTTGAACGAATCGCCCTGTTTGATCAGTTCCCTTATACCCATCATCGTGAAATGGGCGTTTTTCTGACCCGCCGTTAG
- a CDS encoding SanA/YdcF family protein, which translates to MGASLTRLQVVMGLLATVVIVASTLLVVANLLINVSTESYLYSDIDKLPDNKVGVLLGTSKYSRTGGQNDHYRLRVDAASKLFKAGKIQYILISGDNGTPYYNEPSTIRRDLLKLGVPAENIYRDYAGFRTLDSIIRARDVFGLSQFTVISQAYHNKRAIYIALNNGSNAVAFNAGEGKNSDLTNRTREVLARMLALLEVHWFDTEPKYLGPVIDIGSTPPT; encoded by the coding sequence ATGGGAGCCAGCCTGACCCGTTTACAGGTTGTAATGGGTTTGCTTGCCACTGTCGTTATTGTTGCATCCACGTTGTTGGTGGTTGCCAATCTACTGATCAATGTAAGCACAGAAAGTTACCTTTATTCCGATATCGACAAACTGCCTGACAATAAAGTCGGGGTATTACTGGGAACCAGTAAATACTCAAGAACCGGTGGCCAGAACGACCATTACCGGCTTCGTGTCGATGCTGCCAGCAAATTATTCAAAGCCGGTAAAATTCAATACATCCTGATCAGTGGTGATAATGGCACCCCTTATTACAATGAACCCAGCACCATTCGCAGGGATTTGCTCAAGCTCGGCGTGCCAGCAGAGAATATCTACAGGGACTACGCGGGCTTCAGGACCCTGGATTCAATCATTCGCGCCAGAGATGTATTTGGGCTGAGTCAGTTTACCGTTATTTCACAGGCGTACCATAACAAGCGGGCGATTTATATTGCCCTGAACAACGGCAGCAATGCCGTTGCATTCAATGCCGGAGAGGGCAAAAACAGTGACCTGACCAATCGCACCCGGGAGGTTCTGGCCAGGATGCTGGCGCTTCTGGAGGTACACTGGTTTGATACCGAGCCTAAATATTTGGGGCCAGTGATAGATATAGGAAGTACACCCCCTACATAA
- a CDS encoding substrate-binding periplasmic protein — MYRFPTLIIAVIFSGFAFANPDVNTKNDANQRETLLVGVFPQDYPPLYWHDERKGIIEKLLDKVSSVSRFDFAYRSVPFHRLIQRVAKGKIDLEAWTSRSWRFRVKDNVYFTSPYADHCEIMIFQKDHVFPVNQPADLAGKRLGVVKGYVYNSFTELFAKKTIYRINSSNEERVLNLLSYGRTDAALIDQLIADYLLSTTYPQAFARGNKFDCVPVSFMFSKTKIKQGMEISKVLQTLKNEGFIDQLLEEF; from the coding sequence ATGTACAGATTTCCCACCCTGATTATTGCTGTTATTTTTAGTGGATTTGCCTTCGCCAACCCGGACGTCAATACAAAAAATGATGCCAACCAGCGGGAAACCCTTCTGGTTGGTGTTTTCCCTCAGGATTACCCTCCCCTTTACTGGCATGACGAGCGCAAAGGGATTATCGAAAAGCTACTGGATAAAGTCAGCTCTGTCAGTCGTTTTGACTTTGCCTACAGAAGTGTACCTTTTCATCGCCTGATACAGAGAGTGGCAAAAGGAAAGATCGATCTGGAAGCCTGGACATCCCGATCCTGGCGGTTCCGGGTAAAAGATAACGTGTATTTTACCTCACCTTATGCTGATCATTGTGAAATCATGATTTTCCAGAAAGATCACGTTTTTCCTGTCAACCAGCCTGCCGACCTGGCTGGAAAGCGCCTGGGGGTGGTAAAAGGTTATGTTTACAACTCCTTCACAGAGCTATTCGCTAAAAAAACCATCTACCGAATCAATTCCAGCAACGAAGAACGGGTACTGAACCTTCTGAGCTACGGAAGAACCGATGCTGCCCTTATTGACCAGCTGATTGCTGATTACCTGCTCAGTACCACTTATCCACAGGCGTTTGCCAGAGGCAATAAATTTGACTGCGTACCAGTGAGCTTTATGTTCAGCAAGACTAAAATCAAACAGGGAATGGAAATCAGTAAAGTGTTACAAACACTGAAAAATGAGGGTTTTATTGACCAGCTGCTGGAAGAGTTCTGA
- a CDS encoding SLBB domain-containing protein, which produces MTSVSETLKRIIGEVYPINSAVIYTDNELARVTILGDIKQPGSYLQPKSSPVWQLNYFNTLYDHKLFEADITVIRGNSEKRLTEKSLKDVVVMDGDIYLLSLRKNTEGQKKADHEISDNESNPELHTSRNTKSLTSENNRVMMEKHTQKQTDMANQLRNLIASQNKISEKNSQKQASEKKEEALSDISLSRSHIIQPGDIVTVNLPGEEGFNNDFLIDRNGTLSLPEVGQVSLGGMSLEAAEKHIYQALSSVYLGLDKLSVLVKERRLLVTVLGFVETPGQVEMPDTGNVQTAISLAGGLKDGAQLNKLQLQRGDKIIEFNFKKYLDTGDAVMIPPLKSLDTIFVPSSPDLSSVYGQAGTDSASGIDPTEDRTAIRVFGEVIRPGSFAFVEGMTIIDALLRAGGVTRYSSVEQIRVIDDGEPILFNLKSYLDIGDLGQLPILKEGATVFVPKQVDAVNGGGRTVYVMGQVQKPGAFETGEKVSFLDVLANAGGPNRYADNSMVRILRADGNVIRFNLQEYAEGGDAKLPRVLPGDAIFIPQKSTLVDDSWLKIPTNTSVRIIGAVQKPGRYLWSEGINFMDMLSHAGGPNAKADIARVRIVSTGDNGKAISREFNLQHFIERGGNWNSLPKLSGGVTVIFPELPEDPSDNKAQWIRLSSEQAIYIMGAVVTPGRYAFSDEMGVLDILSAAQGPTEESDLTNIRIIHRNGLAPRVSRLNLVEYFETGDETLLPHVSNGDSIFIPSRNRSWVQKKSYETIRVLGSVKTTGRYDFSSDMTILDILAQAGGPTNTALVEKIIIVNTVADKNQAYTFDLVEFMKDPDLDKLPVLRAGDTIFIPDVKNTKWAYFMDIVRDAVGIVSIFALAK; this is translated from the coding sequence TTGACCTCTGTTTCTGAAACGCTCAAAAGAATCATAGGGGAGGTCTATCCGATCAATTCCGCTGTTATTTACACAGATAATGAACTGGCCAGAGTAACTATTCTTGGTGATATTAAGCAGCCTGGAAGCTACCTACAGCCAAAATCATCACCTGTGTGGCAGTTGAACTATTTTAACACGTTATATGATCACAAATTATTCGAAGCTGATATTACCGTGATTCGGGGTAATAGTGAAAAACGACTTACTGAGAAATCTTTGAAAGATGTAGTGGTTATGGATGGTGATATTTATTTATTGTCACTAAGAAAAAACACTGAAGGCCAGAAAAAAGCTGATCATGAAATATCAGACAATGAGAGCAACCCTGAACTTCATACCAGTCGGAATACAAAATCACTGACTTCAGAAAATAATAGAGTGATGATGGAGAAGCACACTCAAAAACAAACCGATATGGCTAATCAGCTTCGTAATCTGATAGCTTCTCAAAATAAAATATCGGAAAAAAACAGTCAGAAGCAGGCTTCAGAAAAGAAAGAAGAAGCACTTTCAGACATTAGCCTGTCCAGAAGTCATATCATTCAGCCCGGAGATATTGTTACAGTTAATCTGCCTGGAGAAGAAGGCTTTAATAACGATTTTCTTATTGACAGGAATGGGACTCTTTCATTGCCTGAGGTTGGTCAGGTATCGCTGGGTGGTATGTCACTTGAGGCAGCTGAAAAACATATTTATCAGGCTCTTTCCAGTGTTTACCTTGGCCTGGATAAATTATCGGTTCTGGTTAAAGAGCGTCGCTTATTAGTAACCGTTCTGGGTTTTGTGGAAACCCCCGGGCAGGTTGAAATGCCAGATACCGGCAATGTCCAGACAGCTATCAGTTTGGCAGGGGGGCTGAAGGACGGTGCTCAGCTCAACAAACTCCAGCTTCAGCGTGGTGACAAAATAATAGAGTTTAACTTTAAAAAATATCTGGATACCGGTGACGCAGTGATGATTCCGCCACTGAAGTCTCTGGATACAATTTTTGTTCCTTCTTCCCCTGATTTAAGTAGCGTTTATGGTCAGGCGGGGACGGATTCTGCTTCTGGTATCGACCCAACAGAAGACAGAACAGCCATAAGAGTTTTTGGTGAAGTGATTCGACCCGGTAGTTTCGCTTTTGTTGAAGGGATGACGATTATTGATGCTTTGCTTCGGGCAGGAGGGGTCACTCGTTATTCGAGCGTTGAGCAAATTCGGGTGATTGATGATGGTGAGCCGATTCTGTTTAATTTGAAAAGTTACCTTGATATCGGCGACTTAGGACAACTGCCTATTTTGAAGGAAGGGGCAACCGTGTTTGTACCCAAGCAGGTTGATGCGGTTAATGGTGGTGGCCGAACCGTTTATGTTATGGGACAGGTTCAGAAACCCGGTGCTTTTGAAACTGGTGAAAAAGTCAGTTTTCTGGATGTTCTGGCTAATGCGGGGGGACCAAACCGGTATGCGGATAATAGTATGGTTCGTATTCTCAGAGCTGACGGGAATGTTATTCGTTTCAACTTGCAGGAGTATGCCGAGGGAGGTGACGCTAAATTGCCCAGGGTACTGCCGGGCGACGCAATATTTATACCTCAGAAAAGTACGCTCGTTGATGACTCCTGGTTAAAGATTCCTACCAATACATCAGTACGAATAATCGGCGCGGTTCAGAAACCCGGACGCTATTTATGGTCTGAAGGCATTAATTTTATGGATATGCTGTCGCATGCCGGAGGACCCAATGCCAAAGCGGATATAGCCCGTGTAAGGATTGTCAGCACCGGGGATAATGGTAAAGCTATCAGCAGGGAGTTCAATCTACAGCATTTTATAGAACGTGGCGGCAACTGGAATTCACTGCCGAAGTTGAGTGGTGGTGTTACAGTGATTTTTCCAGAACTGCCGGAAGACCCGTCTGATAATAAGGCTCAATGGATTCGTTTATCCAGTGAGCAGGCTATTTACATCATGGGGGCGGTTGTTACCCCGGGGCGTTATGCCTTCAGTGATGAGATGGGTGTTCTTGATATTCTGTCTGCTGCCCAGGGGCCAACAGAAGAATCTGATCTGACCAATATCCGGATTATTCACAGAAACGGTCTGGCTCCCAGGGTCAGTCGCCTGAATCTGGTTGAATATTTCGAAACCGGCGATGAAACCCTGTTACCCCATGTCTCCAATGGCGACAGTATTTTCATACCTTCCCGAAACCGAAGCTGGGTTCAGAAAAAAAGCTACGAAACCATTCGTGTTCTTGGCTCTGTAAAAACAACCGGACGATATGATTTCAGTTCTGACATGACCATCCTTGATATATTGGCTCAGGCTGGAGGCCCTACGAATACTGCACTGGTTGAAAAAATTATTATCGTAAACACTGTCGCTGATAAAAATCAGGCTTATACATTTGACCTTGTCGAGTTTATGAAAGACCCGGATCTGGACAAATTGCCGGTTTTGAGGGCGGGCGATACGATTTTTATTCCTGATGTAAAAAATACAAAGTGGGCTTACTTCATGGATATTGTAAGAGATGCTGTAGGTATAGTGTCTATATTTGCGTTGGCTAAGTAG
- a CDS encoding STAS domain-containing protein, which yields MDYATWNAQSCDVIALNSQFNAETVNDVRSHFDRLIKDCAGDVLVDMSLVKELDSSGIGALVFLYKRLKIENRQLALLGVSGKPNELLTMLRINQTIKQYDNVDDYMSNH from the coding sequence ATGGATTACGCAACATGGAATGCCCAGTCTTGTGATGTTATTGCTCTGAATAGTCAGTTTAATGCTGAGACAGTCAATGATGTAAGATCTCATTTTGATCGTCTCATTAAAGATTGCGCAGGTGATGTTCTCGTTGATATGAGTTTGGTTAAAGAACTTGATTCTTCCGGGATCGGAGCTTTGGTCTTTCTCTATAAGCGATTGAAAATTGAAAATCGTCAGTTGGCTCTATTGGGTGTAAGCGGTAAACCTAATGAATTGTTGACTATGCTGAGAATCAATCAAACGATTAAACAATACGATAATGTTGATGATTATATGTCGAATCATTAA
- a CDS encoding GGDEF domain-containing protein, whose product MNTEQDLNLKQKLSMKLLKVVLLAAFCLGFALSLIQIFIDARQSSLAIDSEAEQMLSMIREPSLRAAYRIEPQMGEEILTGLLEHKSVHVAAIKIPDEPELAVVERPLSTSRYRQFSDYIFEPIRIYRVSLDTRPPDREHYGELLLAIDTAYYGREFIQRSYIVMLSGLVRSLAMALLLYFIYTLLLTKPLNRLIRNLAKINPDQPGQHKLPMPSGHRQNELGLWVRTANQLLDSIERNFQLRQKAEEQIMRLSQYDYLTRLPNRRTLQKHLQKLISQIDENQQKMAILCLGLDDFKSLNAQFNFNAAEHILVKISDRLRNQIGNRAYIGRLGEDQFCHCPVTTGTAL is encoded by the coding sequence ATGAATACTGAACAGGATTTAAACCTCAAACAGAAACTCTCGATGAAGCTGCTGAAAGTGGTGCTTCTGGCAGCTTTCTGTCTGGGATTTGCACTCAGCCTGATTCAAATCTTCATTGACGCCAGACAGTCCAGCCTTGCCATTGATTCTGAAGCCGAACAAATGCTCTCCATGATTCGGGAACCATCCCTGAGAGCTGCTTACCGAATTGAACCCCAGATGGGCGAAGAAATTCTTACCGGGCTTCTTGAGCACAAGTCTGTCCATGTAGCCGCTATAAAAATCCCCGACGAGCCCGAACTCGCTGTTGTTGAAAGACCCCTGTCCACCTCAAGGTACAGGCAGTTTTCAGATTATATTTTTGAACCAATCCGCATCTATCGGGTCAGCCTGGATACCAGGCCCCCTGACAGAGAGCATTACGGTGAACTGCTGCTGGCCATTGACACAGCCTATTATGGTCGGGAGTTTATCCAGCGCTCCTATATCGTTATGTTATCAGGACTAGTGCGTTCACTGGCAATGGCGCTGTTACTGTATTTCATCTACACACTGTTATTAACCAAACCATTAAACCGGCTGATTCGAAATCTGGCAAAAATCAATCCGGACCAGCCAGGTCAGCACAAGCTCCCTATGCCCAGTGGACACAGGCAGAACGAGCTGGGCCTCTGGGTTCGAACAGCCAACCAGCTGCTTGATTCCATTGAACGCAACTTCCAGCTTCGCCAGAAAGCCGAAGAGCAGATTATGCGTCTGTCTCAATACGATTACCTGACGCGCCTGCCCAATCGCCGTACATTGCAGAAACACTTACAGAAGCTGATCTCCCAAATCGATGAAAACCAGCAGAAAATGGCAATCCTCTGTCTGGGGCTCGATGATTTCAAATCGCTGAATGCACAGTTCAATTTCAATGCAGCAGAGCATATTCTGGTCAAAATCTCCGACCGCCTGAGAAACCAGATTGGTAACCGGGCTTATATCGGCCGTCTGGGTGAAGACCAGTTTTGCCATTGTCCTGTCACCACTGGAACAGCCCTATGA
- a CDS encoding putative bifunctional diguanylate cyclase/phosphodiesterase: MKTSFAIVLSPLEQPYEAAEMAQELLKQLARPFAINGEHITISATVGITLYPDDGQDVDNLLQQSEFAMIMAKSRNKNRYQFYIATIDTEIRQRKKLEMDLHLALEQSELSLRFQPQVNLNSSRIIGVETLLRWKHPDKGLISPDTFIPMAENSLDIIPIGDWVLESACNQLNVWRQSGYTELRMAVNLSAVQLQDKNIVERVEYLLNKYQIPANKLELEVTETSIMEDIEVSSAQLQRLKQAGVILALDDFGTGYSSLSYLKRFPFDKIKIDKSFVDGLPGSKENTVIVEAIIQLGKSFGLEVIAEGVETAAQESHLRQAGCLEGQGYFYGKPMLDDEFLDVLKNWDRHQ; this comes from the coding sequence GTGAAGACCAGTTTTGCCATTGTCCTGTCACCACTGGAACAGCCCTATGAAGCGGCTGAAATGGCTCAGGAACTGCTGAAGCAGCTCGCCAGGCCTTTTGCAATCAATGGCGAACATATCACCATCAGCGCCACAGTAGGCATTACCCTTTACCCCGACGACGGGCAGGATGTCGACAACCTTTTACAACAATCTGAATTTGCCATGATCATGGCAAAGTCCCGCAACAAAAATCGTTACCAGTTTTATATTGCCACGATTGATACTGAAATCCGCCAGCGCAAAAAACTGGAAATGGATTTACATCTGGCACTGGAGCAGAGTGAACTGAGCCTGAGGTTTCAACCACAGGTCAACCTGAACAGTTCAAGAATCATTGGCGTTGAAACCCTGTTGCGCTGGAAGCATCCGGACAAAGGGCTTATTTCACCCGATACATTTATCCCCATGGCCGAAAACAGTCTGGATATTATCCCTATTGGCGACTGGGTGCTGGAATCTGCCTGCAACCAACTGAATGTCTGGCGTCAATCCGGATATACAGAGCTGAGAATGGCCGTCAACCTGTCTGCGGTTCAGCTTCAGGATAAAAATATTGTTGAACGGGTGGAGTATTTGCTGAACAAGTACCAGATTCCTGCCAATAAGCTGGAACTGGAAGTAACCGAAACCTCGATTATGGAAGATATCGAAGTGTCTTCCGCACAACTGCAACGCCTCAAGCAAGCAGGCGTGATTCTGGCACTTGATGATTTTGGCACAGGCTATTCATCACTGAGTTACCTGAAACGATTCCCGTTCGACAAAATCAAAATCGACAAATCCTTTGTTGATGGCCTCCCGGGCAGCAAAGAGAACACCGTGATTGTCGAGGCCATTATCCAGTTAGGAAAAAGCTTTGGACTCGAAGTGATTGCCGAGGGCGTTGAAACCGCTGCCCAGGAAAGCCATTTGCGCCAGGCAGGCTGTCTTGAGGGGCAGGGATATTTTTATGGCAAGCCAATGCTTGATGATGAATTCCTCGATGTACTGAAAAACTGGGACAGACACCAATAA
- a CDS encoding glycosyltransferase family 4 protein yields MDSPDIAIFLDSRQQGGIETHALHLARGLKKFGYSPSILFYCRYNADHPIEPLLHHHQIPFEYLDGKINSAGLWCRRHSPLLIHTHGYKANIIGRLAAKLTDTPIVSTFHNGDRGSGLIRLYHWFDELTSRLSHNIAVSPEIALRLPEPVKLMNNFIEAPRWSATTGQEVAFVGRLSHEKGPDLFLQLAKHLPDLHFTVYGSGNLHETLAASKAPNVKFAGQVTSMEPHWQQVGLLCITSREEGLPLVALEAMAHGIPVLSFAVGALPELIEAGSNGWIISEGNIKQMSKQIRHWQCLSDEDKKKLAQTCIETIRKNYSYDAVIPELLTLYRHAVNKAGYIWPEMPVQEQAQELLQELPREQ; encoded by the coding sequence ATGGACAGCCCTGATATTGCAATATTTCTGGACTCCCGTCAGCAGGGAGGTATCGAAACCCATGCACTCCATCTTGCCAGAGGCCTGAAAAAATTCGGTTACTCGCCTTCCATCCTGTTTTATTGCCGTTATAACGCAGATCATCCTATCGAGCCATTGTTGCACCACCACCAGATACCTTTTGAATACCTTGATGGCAAAATCAACAGTGCAGGCTTGTGGTGCCGCAGACATTCGCCTCTGCTTATCCATACACACGGCTATAAAGCAAATATTATTGGCAGACTCGCTGCCAAATTGACCGACACACCGATTGTATCCACTTTTCATAATGGTGACCGGGGCAGCGGGCTGATAAGGCTCTATCACTGGTTTGACGAACTCACCAGCAGACTTTCACACAATATTGCCGTCAGCCCGGAAATAGCCCTGCGCCTGCCAGAACCGGTCAAGCTGATGAATAACTTTATCGAAGCGCCCCGGTGGTCAGCCACAACCGGTCAGGAAGTAGCCTTTGTAGGGCGACTAAGCCATGAAAAAGGTCCTGATTTATTCCTGCAGCTGGCCAAGCATCTGCCTGATTTGCATTTCACGGTCTACGGCTCTGGCAATCTGCACGAAACTCTGGCTGCCAGTAAAGCACCCAACGTCAAATTTGCCGGGCAAGTCACCAGTATGGAGCCTCACTGGCAACAGGTTGGCCTGCTTTGCATCACGTCCAGAGAGGAAGGTCTGCCACTGGTCGCACTGGAAGCCATGGCCCACGGTATCCCGGTGTTGAGTTTTGCCGTTGGTGCCTTACCTGAACTGATTGAAGCAGGCAGCAATGGCTGGATTATTTCAGAGGGAAATATTAAGCAGATGAGCAAGCAGATAAGGCACTGGCAATGCCTGTCGGATGAAGATAAGAAAAAACTGGCCCAAACCTGCATTGAAACGATCAGAAAGAATTACTCTTATGACGCTGTTATTCCTGAGCTTCTGACGCTCTACCGGCATGCCGTCAATAAAGCCGGCTACATCTGGCCTGAAATGCCAGTACAGGAACAGGCACAGGAACTATTACAAGAACTACCGCGAGAGCAATAA
- a CDS encoding lipopolysaccharide biosynthesis protein, with amino-acid sequence MEVGHNVIKGLKVGAMLRLAAQIFTWLSTLILIRLLTPDDYGLFAMTMVFIGVFALMGDFGIGKAIIQVENLTPQMLRQSFTVNIISCVAFFLLFYCSAPLIADFFSEPRVAILVQAMAVQHLIMIFHTLPYSLASRNMLYKQREKVQFVTTLSTSVFTLILAASGAGVWSLVLGHLFMRTVAMIGFFRLQPCWILPAMSFRGFTKVAVFSGIATINDVLRYAYNVFTSISIGRLLSKTELGVFSVAHNLANLPGDKMGELLTHLGLSSFAKLQNEKEVAGQYLLKSVQLGSLILFPMYFGMCAVSPELVILVLSEKWLAAIIPFQLLCLASPFRLMSEILATAITAIGKPERNTYTLAGSILMLPMVFLGIQYGVEGVSIAWLGISVVSFALHAKIMLPLFSVSVRQLLGAMLPGFISSAIMLAGLQWFRSFFATELNSWLFFTLTVVMGALLFGSVMLTAFRQQALTVVRYLRH; translated from the coding sequence ATGGAAGTGGGTCATAACGTTATAAAAGGTCTGAAGGTCGGTGCCATGCTCAGACTGGCTGCCCAGATTTTCACCTGGTTAAGTACCCTGATTCTTATCCGTCTGTTGACGCCGGATGATTATGGTTTATTTGCCATGACTATGGTGTTTATCGGCGTATTTGCCCTGATGGGTGACTTTGGCATCGGAAAAGCCATTATTCAGGTGGAAAACTTAACACCACAAATGCTAAGACAGTCGTTTACCGTCAATATTATTTCCTGTGTGGCATTTTTTCTGCTGTTTTATTGTTCGGCCCCGTTGATTGCAGACTTTTTTTCCGAACCCAGAGTGGCCATTCTGGTGCAGGCCATGGCGGTTCAACACCTCATCATGATTTTTCATACCCTGCCCTATTCGCTGGCCAGCCGTAATATGCTTTATAAGCAAAGGGAAAAAGTACAGTTTGTCACAACCCTGAGCACCAGTGTCTTTACCTTGATACTGGCAGCATCAGGAGCAGGTGTCTGGTCCCTGGTGCTTGGACACCTGTTTATGCGTACCGTTGCTATGATCGGCTTTTTCCGGTTACAACCCTGCTGGATTCTCCCGGCCATGAGCTTTCGTGGTTTCACTAAGGTCGCAGTTTTCAGTGGCATCGCCACCATTAACGATGTTCTTCGCTATGCCTATAACGTTTTTACCAGCATCAGTATCGGACGCCTGCTGAGCAAAACCGAGCTGGGAGTATTTTCTGTCGCGCATAACCTTGCCAACCTGCCTGGCGATAAAATGGGTGAACTGCTGACTCATCTGGGTCTGTCATCCTTTGCCAAACTCCAGAATGAAAAAGAAGTTGCCGGTCAGTACCTGCTAAAGTCAGTGCAGCTGGGTAGCCTGATCCTGTTTCCCATGTACTTTGGTATGTGTGCCGTGTCGCCGGAACTGGTTATTCTGGTACTGTCCGAGAAATGGCTGGCAGCCATCATTCCCTTCCAACTTCTTTGCCTGGCCAGCCCGTTCCGCTTAATGTCAGAAATACTGGCGACCGCTATTACCGCCATTGGCAAACCTGAACGCAACACCTATACACTGGCAGGCTCTATCCTGATGCTGCCTATGGTTTTTCTGGGTATTCAGTACGGAGTGGAAGGCGTTTCCATAGCGTGGTTAGGCATTTCCGTGGTTAGCTTTGCCCTTCATGCAAAAATCATGCTTCCCCTGTTTTCGGTGTCAGTCAGGCAATTGCTGGGGGCTATGCTGCCAGGCTTTATCAGTTCTGCCATCATGCTGGCAGGTCTGCAGTGGTTCCGGTCATTTTTTGCAACAGAACTTAACAGCTGGCTGTTCTTTACCCTAACAGTCGTCATGGGCGCTTTGTTGTTTGGGTCAGTCATGCTGACGGCCTTCAGGCAGCAGGCTCTGACTGTCGTGCGATACCTAAGGCACTGA